From one Mycolicibacterium sp. HK-90 genomic stretch:
- the cynS gene encoding cyanase, whose amino-acid sequence MVHAQFDPTARQALAAAAVEAKTRKDLTWQQIADAAELSTAFVTAAVLGQHALPARSAVAVAALLGLDDDAARLLQTIPTRGSIPGGVPTDPTIYRFYEMLQVYGTTLKALVHEKFGDGIISAINFKLDVRKVADPEGGERAVITLDGKYLPTVPF is encoded by the coding sequence ATGGTGCACGCCCAATTCGATCCGACCGCCCGTCAGGCGCTGGCCGCCGCCGCGGTCGAGGCCAAGACTCGCAAGGACCTGACCTGGCAGCAGATCGCCGACGCTGCCGAACTCTCAACCGCGTTCGTGACCGCCGCCGTGCTGGGCCAGCACGCGCTGCCGGCCCGGTCGGCCGTCGCCGTTGCCGCGCTGCTCGGGCTCGACGACGACGCCGCGCGGCTACTGCAGACCATCCCGACCCGCGGCTCGATTCCCGGCGGGGTTCCCACCGACCCGACGATCTACCGCTTCTACGAGATGCTGCAGGTCTACGGCACCACGCTGAAGGCGTTGGTCCACGAGAAGTTCGGTGACGGCATCATCAGCGCGATCAACTTCAAGCTCGACGTGCGAAAGGTCGCCGATCCGGAAGGCGGCGAACGCGCCGTGATCACCCTGGACGGCAAATACCTTCCGACGGTGCCCTTCTGA